Genomic DNA from Telopea speciosissima isolate NSW1024214 ecotype Mountain lineage chromosome 2, Tspe_v1, whole genome shotgun sequence:
TGCTCTCCCTCCTATTTTAATTAACTGTTCTGGCTGCAGAGGTTCGACCTGCTCCTCACATGGATAACTTGGTAAACATTTACAAAGGCATGGAAGTTGCTTCAGGAATCAATATATTCACCACCCAGATTGCACCAGCAACCAACATTTCTGGTAAGACTAAGAAGTATTCATCTGTAACCAACATATCTGGGAAGATAAGAAACATTCAACTGAAATACAGTGGCTTCATTGAAGCTGTAGAATTGTCAGGCAGTCAAATAATCTTTTACCTGTACAGAAAACAGCACATGGAATCTGAGGCCTTGGCTTTACCTAAGCATCTACTTAACAGGCCAAACATTGGCCTAGACCTCCCAGTCCCTCTCACATTGTACATCTTaatgaggaaaagaaaaccATAATTGTAAATATGTATTTTGATTACTTGGCTGTCTTTTCCCAGAAATCCTAATATTGTTCTTTGATCCATTTTCAGTTTTTGATGTATTTGATGATTGATATGTTACAAGACATGCATATGGTACATGTATTTGTTATGTACTgggcaaagaaaaaatgaaagtgAAAGAGCATCAGCATGATTTGATTTTgccttttttcttctaaataaTGCATTAAAAATGATAGTTTACTAATACATAGGAATGCATATATCTACCTCACAACAGAACAAGAAGAGCTCATACAATATTTTATTGGTTGGGTTGTCACCTTGCCAAAATGATACCCTAGGTGCATCCTGGTTGCTTATGTGTACATCTCTGTGCCTAGTTACCTTGCCTGTTTAGCAATCACCTATGCCATGTCACTGAAGCTCCACTTGGTATTTCCTTTTTCAATGGGCATTGCCCAGTTGATAACCGGGGTTGCTTCTGCTGCTCTGTTCAGAAGCCAATATGATACAGTATGGGAGAAGATCAAATGCTGACTCTTAGTTCAGGAAATTAGAGGTCAGATTTGGGAATTCCAATAAAATGTTTGCGGCACAATTGAAGttgaataattaaaatccaatttATGGAAATGGATTTTTGGGTACAAAGTTACATTGGAGAATGTCTGCCCAGTCCCATAGCTTTTCTAAGGAATGTTTTGTActtctataaaaataaaatactagcacCTAACATATTTGTCCACACACCATTTTTAAGGCCAAGGTGCCCAGGATGGGTGCCATATTAGGTATACTTGCCATATTCTAGTATGTTTTCCATATTCTAGGGGTCTTTTATTCATGTATGTTTAGTTGACTAGGCTTGAGTGCTTCTATACACAAGACAACTAACTGCCTTGGGCATCAAGGCCTACCTTGTTGCCTAAGCAATGCGTTGACAACTGTCTTACTCCAATCCATATGTTTCCTAAGAACAAGTATGTTTCTTAAGAACAAGTGCATGAATTGTTTATGTTATTATATCCATGGACGAATCTAAAAAGAGGATATCTTGGACGTCAATGGGATTTATATGCCATAAACCTGTCTGGATGTGTCAAACATTGACATGCATGTTGGCACTGCTGAACATTAACTgccattttttttaagaagaggaagggaggaAAGCAGAGATTGGTTGTATAAAAGGGCATATTTTAAATGCATTTGCATAAAGTGGAAACAATATTATAGTCGTACATAGGTGAATGCTTGCAAGAAATAAATTTGTTTATAATTGTTTGGAAGGTACATTACTCTTCCACTGGTGGCATCCCAAAATTAACATTTTCATATTAAATCCATTGGTAATTCACTCAAAGTCTATATATCACATGCATTTGGTTGTACTATGAATGGAGTTGGTTTTGTAATCCCAGAACCATATCAGATCATTAGTAAATTAGTGTGGATTTCACGATTCATTTTGGAGGGAAATACATCCTAATTTAATCTTATGTGTTCTATTGtgtttttggtttgtttttgttgttgaaaGATGGGCAGAACCAGGGTAAAGATAAGAGTGATTTGGATAATCCGGATATTGGTGGGAATTCCTGTAGAAAAAACAAGAACGAAAGAAAATTCAAAGGGAAAAATATAGAACATGTGAAAACCAATGAAAAGATTCCTAGTCCTCACCTGGTAAAACCTTCTTTTCCAGCCAAGAAAAGGGTACATGTGCCACATTATCCTCTGTCTGAGACCCCAACTAGGCCCAAAAGGTCAGATGCAGGATTTGGTAAATCTGTTGAACAAGAGCTACTGGATAGTTCAGTCCTACCAAACAAGAAGCCTATTATTACAGAAGCAGGAGAGCCCATATTGTCTCCTTTCTTCTGGCTAAGGGAAAGAAATCCTGAGGATGATGATGACACGGATAAGTTTTGCAGTCAACATACTGAGGGTGATATTGTCACGGATACACCACAAAAGGCTCCTTCTTTTAGCGATCTAAAGGATTCAGATGATGAGACTCCCACTACAATGACAGTCAATGTAAGTATTCAATTACAATCACAAACTCATCCATAGAGCTGGTTTAGTTGAATTAATTGGGTCAAATTCAGCTCTTGGTGTAGCTGTTTAATTAGATGGACAGACTCAGAATACACTCCAAATCCTACTGCCAGGTTTGGTGGTTTGACTAGCTTGTTTTAAACAAGTATATATGGCAGTTCAGTTTCTTGTAGAGTGACACATCGTAGAATAGGATCAACCCCCTCTACTAACTTGCATAGGTTAAAATGTTCCAAGCTGACCCCTAGCCTTTCTGATTTATTTTAGAACTCTCTACCTTCTTCAACATTCTGTAACCTGCATTTGTGTCACTCTACAACATTCTGTATAGTGTGTCCATTCTGAGCCAACATAAATAAGGCTTACATGCTTCAATCAGGTAAAAGTAATCAAattcttttttgccatttttatTCTTCGCTTATGTTTTTGTCTTACTTTTTGAAGGAAGAAGTGCACAATGGATTCAAGGCCGTAGATGCTTTTGACAGCGAAATGTTTGAATGGACACAAAGAGCTTGCTCTCCTGAACTTTTTTCAACACCAATTAAGAAACAGGTGATGCATTTGGCTATGCGaattcaacaatttttttttaactacaTCAATATGCCACCTAGAACTCTATGGTTAATCtcctttcttcccccccccccccctctttaaaTTAGCTCTGCTGCTATTTATTTGATAATAAATGATGTGCAGGAAGTAAATAAAGATGAACTCTGTGTTATTCAAGAGGAAAGTGATGCGACTTTGCATGCTTGCACTACATCTCCTCATGGAGGAGGAACCATTTCAGAAAAATTGAGAAGCATTAGTGCCAAACAAGGAGCTGAAAACAGGAATGCAGATTTGTCTAATCCTGTACCCTCAACAAATAAAAGTGTCAAGGtcccaaaggaaaaaaaaaaatccaataaaaggGCTAAAAGAACCAATGGAAGGTCCCAAAGGAAGCGTCTTAAACTATCATTAGATGGAGGTCATGGAGAAGTACCTATTGATTCAAGCGAAATCGAAAATTTGAATGAAGGGAATAGATGTAACATTAATGATGATGCTTTAAATTTGGTGGGAAGAAACATTAGGAGGGGCAAAAAGACCAGTTCTATTGCTACTGTTCTAGGAAAAGCACAAAATGTTCCTACAGAATCAATTGAAGCAAACATTCCAAAAATCAGGAATCAAGGAGGTGACAATGTGGGTTCAGAGTTCGCTGTTTCTTCTGGTGAGGGGCCTAGAAATGATGAAAATTTAACTTTAAGGTGTAAAGCTGGGAAAGGCAGTGAGATTGCCGATGCTCATCCGAAGAAGCAtcctaaaagaacaaaaagccAAAGAGTTGATGATGCTATTGCCAAGGTGCTTAATGAAactcatcatcagaagaagcatccaaaaagaacaagaagccAAAGAGTTGGTGTTGCTATTGCCAAGGTGCTTAATGAAATTCCTATGAATGCAAACCAAGAATATGAAAATATGCATGTCCAATTGCCTCTCTCCTCTTGTCTGAAGGCGAATAATAGTGAGACTCTTAATTTGGGTGAGAAATCTGACACAATGGCTAAATTGAGGgcaaagagaaggaagaagagattgaATAACTCTACTGATGCTAAGTCAAAGGATGGGTCAGTTGATGAAGTTTTGGATGATTCTAACAAGGATGCTACAAAGAAGACTGAAAGCATTGAACACCTTAAAGAAAATCTTAAGGTAGCTCACAGAAAATCAGAAACAAATGATAAGGTTCTTGCTGTCGCTAATGGTGGGTTTCTGCGTAAATGTGAGACTGCTCCTAATCAAATTCAATGTGCTTTCTGTAAGTCTTCTCAAGATTCAGAGGTATTCCCAACTTCATTATAATTattctttcttaattttttttcttcatttctctcttttccttaaaTGCCTAGGCTTTAGATTTTATAAAAGATTTCGAgttaatatataaaataaattacagGCTTCCGGAGAGATGATGCACTACTTTAGAGGCAAGCCAGTTGCTTTGGATTATTATGATGAGGGATCTAATGTTATTCATTCACACAAGAATTGCACTGAATGGTATGAAATACTTCACATGAAAGACAATTTTGAATTGTTAATTTGTGCTCATGCTCTTAACATTTATGGACAGCCTTAACAGTGAACTTTAACTTGGTTGAATTGGATTGTATTTTAATCATAGTTTTGAAAGCCAGATGGGCACTAAGTGTCAAAACATGGCAAGTTTTGGCCCAACTGGTTCAATCCTTTTTTCTTTGCTCCAGTAAGCCAAGAGCTTGAAAAAGTTGTTGGTTTTGACCTCTTTGTGAAAGCCATCCTGTTTTCTCTTCATATTGATGGGCTAGTACCAAATTTGGTTTTGCATTcgcccaaaattttttttgttttgttttggatcaGAATGTGATGTTGCCTTGTTCAGGTTCAAACTGATTCAATTGGCTGGTCTATTTCCAAAGCTGCAATATTACTTTAGTCAAGTTATTTTATCTAGGTTAGGAATTAAAACTGCCTCAATGTGGTCTACCTTACGAGTGTATTCACTGATAAATTACTGATATTCTGCTCTAGTCAACATAGATGTTGTCTAAGGGAATTATGGTAGCatacatgtattttttttaggcaaaagttttcataaACGGCCGTGCATGTGCACGATCGGTGTTAATCGCAGTCAGATTGGAATAAATGCTCATTTGAAATGATATAAACACCCCTGTCCCCCTTATTTGATGGAATTGATGGAAGAATCTCCCGTGTATGAAtacctttccctttttttttaattattcctTATCAATTCATACATGTAAGACAGATGGTAGCatgcatttttttataaaattattcCTTAATAAAAAACGCCTTCtttcattagtttaatattTGTAATACAGGAATATTCTGTTTGTGTATTTGATTGGCTTGAGTAAATTATTTAGGCCTGAGGGATTGGTTTTGGCACAAACTTTCCAGAGTTGATTATTCCATTTCATTTCCAAATGTATAATCTCTTCAAAATTTAATTACAGGGCACCTAATGTGTATTTTGAAAATGATACTGCTGTCAACCTTGAAACTGAATTAGCAAGAAGTAGAAGGATTAAATGCAGTTGTTGTGGGATCAAAGGTGCTGCTCTTGGGTGTTATGAGAAAAGCTGCCGCAAGAGCTTTCATGTTCCTTGTGCAAAGTTAGTTCCACAATGTCGATGGGATGGTGTAAGTTTAGTTTGATTGAAGACTTGTATTCACTTTAAAATTAGTGTCGGACTGATACTTATAGATCAATAAGAATTGAAAAATGGATATTTCCTTCAACAGGAGAACTTTGTGATTCTATGCCCTCTTCATACTTCTTCTAAATTGCCTTGTGAAACTTCTGGACCTCAAGAGAAAAGCAGGAAGAGGCCTATTCCAAAAGGGTGTGTTTGgatattctcctttttttttttttttttgtttttttttttttgatatttgtTTTTGTCAGGTATATCTTGAAGCATGCCTAAAATTAAGTATTAACTTACAGGATGTTATTTATTCATCTTTTGTGATTGTATCGAATTGAATGTACAGGGAGTCCCATGCTAGTAAAATCAAAGCACCAGTTAAACATGATTTGACTGTTAGCCAGCAATGGAAGCATTCTGGATCTTTTAACAAATGGGTTTTTTGTTGCTCATCCCTTGCTGCAGCAGAGAAGGTAATTCAAACAACTTGAGTAGCCTTTGATGGGATCCTGAAGAGTCGTTAAGAAAAATATTAACAATTGGAACCACAGGAAACTGTCTCTAAGTTTGCAAAATTGGCTGGTATTTCGGTGGCTAAGACATGGTGTTCCAGCATCACCCATGTCATTGCATCTACAGATGAGAATGGAGCTTGCAGGAGAACTTTAAAATTTTTGATGGGTGTCTTGGAAGGCAAATGGATAATGAAGATTGACTGTAAGCAGCATTGTTTCTGTACACAGATTTGTCAAGCTTTACCATTCTATTTATATGTTTCAAAAAAGTTAGTCTGACAGTTCATATAACTGATATTTTGTATGCAGGGATTAAGGCTTGCATGGACGCATTGGGACCTGTTAGCGAGGTTCAATATGAAATCAGAGAGGACATCCATGGAATCAGGGATGGCCCTGGGTTAGGAAGGCTACGGGTCCTTAACAAGGTATGTATCTTCTTGTAGAGAATTACTTTTACAGATTTGTGAGGCTAGAATTTAGTTCTTTCTATTGCAATTACTACTGCAAAATTCAACTTTCAAGcttcaaaaaacccaaaattggcTGAAGGATGACAGTATTTTTGTACATCAGGCCTTTGCTGAGATCTTTAAGATTTTGACATGGGAGATAAATTTTGTtaattgaatttttaaattattagaAATTATGGGCAACCTTAGAAAAAAGATAATTTTCTACTGTTTCTATATAGGAAGAACATTTCAAATATCAAAGaaacattttttgaaaaaataaaggacAAGAAAGATATAAAAAGAGCATAAAGTCTCAATTAGCCATTAAATGATTTGGAGAAAGAACAAATTGCTACAGCAGAATACAAGTAAGTTAGAGCTGATTGTTTCTGCCTTTTTGTGCCCTGTCCTTGGTTGAAATGGTAAGGTATTACATTAGGTGGGCTTAGGTGGACTGTAAGAGAAGAAAGATTATGACTTGAGCAGAACATGGTTTTCACGCTTGGGGTGGAAAACCATAACTCTTGACTTGAGAAACCCTACCTAGGAAGGATAATTCAGGCAAGTCACTGGTGATTCAACCCAGccaatatttttattaatgatGTATACTACTATTTAGTTAAAAATGAAACTATTGGGGGATCTGCTAAAATTAGGCAAACACCAAGAATCATAATTTCCATAATCCTAAAAAATGCATCGATCCCATTGAcgattttttttcaatgttcAAAAATAGTAATGATTTATGTGAATTGCTTCAAATAAAGAAAACCACTATACAGATATATTTCTCCCTTACTTGGCTTGACTCCATGATTCTAGAGAAACATAGGTTTCATTGATCCAGTTCACATACATTTTCCTGAGTCTCCTTGAATTATGA
This window encodes:
- the LOC122650764 gene encoding protein BREAST CANCER SUSCEPTIBILITY 1 homolog, with translation MADIAHLEKMGRELKCPICLSLLNSAVSLTCNHVFCNLCILKSMKSGSNCPVCKVPFQRREVRPAPHMDNLVNIYKGMEVASGINIFTTQIAPATNISDGQNQGKDKSDLDNPDIGGNSCRKNKNERKFKGKNIEHVKTNEKIPSPHLVKPSFPAKKRVHVPHYPLSETPTRPKRSDAGFGKSVEQELLDSSVLPNKKPIITEAGEPILSPFFWLRERNPEDDDDTDKFCSQHTEGDIVTDTPQKAPSFSDLKDSDDETPTTMTVNEEVHNGFKAVDAFDSEMFEWTQRACSPELFSTPIKKQEVNKDELCVIQEESDATLHACTTSPHGGGTISEKLRSISAKQGAENRNADLSNPVPSTNKSVKVPKEKKKSNKRAKRTNGRSQRKRLKLSLDGGHGEVPIDSSEIENLNEGNRCNINDDALNLVGRNIRRGKKTSSIATVLGKAQNVPTESIEANIPKIRNQGGDNVGSEFAVSSGEGPRNDENLTLRCKAGKGSEIADAHPKKHPKRTKSQRVDDAIAKVLNEIPMNANQEYENMHVQLPLSSCLKANNSETLNLGEKSDTMAKLRAKRRKKRLNNSTDAKSKDGSVDEVLDDSNKDATKKTESIEHLKENLKVAHRKSETNDKVLAVANGGFLRKCETAPNQIQCAFCKSSQDSEASGEMMHYFRGKPVALDYYDEGSNVIHSHKNCTEWAPNVYFENDTAVNLETELARSRRIKCSCCGIKGAALGCYEKSCRKSFHVPCAKLVPQCRWDGENFVILCPLHTSSKLPCETSGPQEKSRKRPIPKGESHASKIKAPVKHDLTVSQQWKHSGSFNKWVFCCSSLAAAEKETVSKFAKLAGISVAKTWCSSITHVIASTDENGACRRTLKFLMGVLEGKWIMKIDWIKACMDALGPVSEVQYEIREDIHGIRDGPGLGRLRVLNKQPKLFNGFTFYLMGEFTPSYKGYLQDLIFAAGGTVLQRKPISKDQGVLLSESSKSIFIIYSLELLGKSDPVNKTTEICNRRRADAEALANSAGAKVASNSWVLDSIAACKLQSLA